The window GTCAAAGATCAATGACACACAATTGAAGGATGACCGAGAAGTTACGGAGAGACTGGCATCTACAGAGCTATACGCCATGCTTTATGACTGCATTCAATATCGTAAGTTTACTCTTCCCTTTTATCTACACTGTTCTCCCAGAATAAAGCCAAGAAGCTAACACAATCTCACAGAGGATGAACATGCACGTGGCACATTCAAGCCTATGCTACCGAAAGATGCCCTCGGCGCCTTCACGGAGCACGTCGATCGTCGTTTCCATGACTTTGAAGCTGGAATGAAAACAAAGCTGATTGACGCCATGAATCATGAAGACAAGCTTCTCAACCAATACATTGAAAAGAATCGTCTAACGGAATGGGTCCGCACCGCTCTGGAAGTGGCACAGAACCAAGTTAAGGAGGAACAGATGAAGCAGAGCGCTATTCCTCCGATGGCGCTGCCAAAGTCTCTATTTGGCCAAGAAATCAGCACTGAAGACCCTAATGGCACGGCTTAATTCGGCCACGTGTcagagggaagagaaaaaaaaggagagaggaggaggagagagaggaagaaagtcagaataaaaaaagaaaggagtTTTACgtggaagagaggaagaagacaaaggaaTTAAAAGACGTAAAGAAGAAATGATTTGACAAGTCTTATTTTGTCATTGGGCGGCGTTTTTGGGGGTTTTTATAATATGACGCGTGTTCCATCTCTgtcttgttgatgctgtaCAATAAAtagggggaggggaggggagagaaagaaacaggaaagaggaagatgaacaAAGTGCTCAAGAgtacttaattttttttttacgacACAGAATGCCTTGTCTCTTTGGCTTTTTATAACGCCCCAAGGTTGGAGAATACAAGAAGGAGGCGCTCGAGATGcctttcttattttttttattggtTTAGCATAAAGTTTTCCTACTGCGATTACTACCTAGATTTAATGCATGTATGTGGTGTCAAGGGGAGACACTATTGATGAAATGGGTGTGATgtgaagaaatatatttggccttttctttttctcatgGCTGTAGTTATTTCGTAGTGGTGATGTTTGTTTTCAGAAACAAAGAATATATGGTCAACTTTTGGTAGTTGCAATATGCACTGCATACATCCAACTTTTgaatattcctttttttttttttttttttttggctttcaTATTGTGTGACATATACATGCTTGTAGATGGAGAGAACAAATCAAGCTACAGCATTTTACAAGCCATCTCACCCAAATGCATAAAAGATTGACACGCTTCATTCTAAGAGACATCATATATGTCATCATCAAATCATTTCATTGTTAGGTGACGACCGCTACATCATCTGTCTGTCCCCTTTTTCCTTCGTAGCCGACCGAGAGCAGCCTATACTGCGCCTTGCTCACATGTAGATACAGTCCGCTTTGCCCTTTGCAGCTCTGGGCGTTACGCTCCTATCCTTCCTCCTATAATCTGATGCCTAATTTTTCGTCATGTCTTCGACACATCATGTGAAGACTATGAGATGTAACTTGGATGTCTCTGATCGATCCAATAAGGTAGAGCCACCGCTGCAGAAAGATCGCTTTTTGAAACTCAAGCAAGTTGCCGAATCCCAAATATTTACACGTGCTGTAGCAGGTTGAGATTTTAGCCctgcatcttctttctcttgccgATCTGGGCAGAGAAACCAGTCTTGATGGCAGTGACACTTCGTCGTGAAGCACAGTTGTTGCAAGTGATGAAGTACAGACGGTTTTCACCCTTGTTCAACTCGGTATCGGGCGACCTGCAAGTTTTGCAAGTAACATACTCGACTGCGAAATCCTGATGTTAGTTTACTAATATTTTgggggggaagggggggtAATGGAAGTGGAAAGGATAATGATAGCAGGATGCAGAGTCTTGATGCTGgccaggttttttttatggCACCCCATATCCTCACGCAACCAAGCAGTCCAGCCAAGACTAAACTGCCAATATGCCAGCATTACACCTCTCCACTGCATCACCCGTATATGATATATACGTACTGATGTATTTTCTTACGACGTTCTcgatctgcttctgctggaaTCGACCCTTGATGACCAATCTCCTACTTCCGTCAACAGAGCCGTTTGTACCCAACTCAGCAAAGAGGTAGGCAGTGACGTGTTCTTCGGTTCGCTTCATACGCTTGCAAATATCGGCAATGTTGGCGAAGACAGTTTTCCTGTTGCCTTCACGCATGCACTGGGGAGGGGGAATCTTGTAGCTCTTGGTGCCGCTGAGTGAGTGATCGGGGTTCTTTTGTGATAGGACGGtgaagaagcgagagaggagCAGAGTGTAGGGGATTGTTTTTGACTCCTGGTGGCTCCAGACACCAGTGCCAGTCTCCATGTCACCCTCCTCCTGTGCGGCCTCCTCAGCTTCCTCGGCGTCCTTAACCTCAAGCTGCTTCAGCTTGGCAGTGAACTCGTCTTCCTCAGTTCCCTcgaccttcttggccttcttcttcttcttcttgatggtCAGATCAAGGCCGCCATCCTCAGCGGGggcagcttcatcttcagcatcaccatcagcaccctcaaccttcttcttcttcttcttcttcttcaggaGAGACAGGTCAAGGCCGCCATCTTCGGGAGGGGGGACTTCGTCGGCAGCGGCTTGAGAGGGATCAGTATTAAAGGCACCGAGGGCGGCAGACAAGGGCGGCGTACGAGGCGTGTGTGACTGGGCCGTCTCCTTGGGTTCTTCGGCGGCGCTCATGATGGTTATTGAACCGTCGGTCTCAACAACTAGTTGTTCGTCGGTGAAGGCAACAGATTTTCGGGACGCTTTTCGTTCCGTTTGGTCCTGCGTAgtggggaaaaaagaagagggaggttAGCCACGGCTTGGGATTGAAACATGcaataaaaagaaatgaaggaAAAAATAGCAAGGTTGAAAAGGGTTTAGGCTGTGGAAGGGTACAGTACAATCCAaatgcttcttctctcgtcTTTGCTGCTGTCTAATAGCAGAAGCTGTGTGTGACTCAGAAGTATGACAAGGGAGAAAGGAATCGACGGGTGGATGAGATTGGTGGGGTAAATTTCTTGTGATTGGGGCTTTTTTTCGCGGTTGTGGCTGGTGCTGGACCTTGTGGGCTGGCTGTGAGAGGTGCTGGGaggggcaaaaagaaggaaaaacaacGGCATGGAAGAGCAGTGGCAAAGGCCAGGGCTAGCTTGCTTGGGCACAGTAGTACAAGAAGGTTTCCGCAAAAACGGAGCATCCCTTCCTAGCACCCAGCAGACAGCAACGACGTATGCATGTTGTCGTAGGGGGGCCGCAAGATGAGGGTAGCGAGATAGTAGTGTAGCAGCGATCCAAACTTACTGGCACCTCGTTCTCCATGATTGCGGTTAGCTGATGTCCCAATGCTGCGTCGTGCGCGGTCTTTCCAGCAGGTAGCCCCCTCTTTTGAGCGTCTCTCCCTCAGAATAGTAGTTCCCTCCAGGCGGCGATGACACACTCCCAGTTCGCCGTCTCTGCCTCGCAGCTTCGTGTTCAGAGAGCGCAGGATAAGCGGATGCTGGCCCTCTCAGCGTCGAATCGGAGATGACAGCTCGTGCTTTTGCGGCCCAACTATGCGCGTATCTGCACAAGGACGGTGTTTTGCTGCAAAAGCAGAGTGGTTCTTTTGCCGGGCAAGCTGCAGCGAGATTTGAGCAGCAGGTGAGTGCTGGGTAGAAGGTCGAATGGTTTTGAGTCAGCTGCACGTCATGAGCCGTTGTTGGACCGATATTCAAGGGCCGAGGCCAGCAGACTGAGCCCAATCTGCCTGACTCAGAGGAGGGGTGTCACGTGATTTCCACCCAGAAGCTGCCGCACTGGCATGCACAACAGGCCGATAAGATTGACGATAATGATAACGGCACAGACACTCTTGATACGTGCTTGAGAGGTGGGCCATTTGGTATTAGTCGATCCCGTCGTCGGAATAAGCTCCACCTGGAAACCGTCCGTTGACGTTGCTTGCGACTGCGAGAGACGAGGATAACCGCATCGCGTACTTGCGGAGAGAATCAGCTCGGACGCCCGGCCGCTTCATCTCCAATTCGTTTCCATCACAATTCATGGCCTGATACCGTCCCCAGCGACGCCATTCCAGCCATAAACGCCCGCAGCAGCTCGCCCGGAGCCCATCCATCCCATCTTCACTCCGCTGCCGCGCATCAAAGGACTCAGCAAGCATCTCCTTCAATCACCGTCACAATGGCCGCCCCAGACGAGTCCCTCATCGACCTCCACGCCTCCTCCCTCTCCGACACCAAAGACGATGTCGATTCCCTCCCCTCCGACTCCTCCAGCAGCGACATCTTCTCCGAGGCCGATTCCGAAGCCCAGGAGGAATGGGACCGCAGCCTGGAGCAGGTCCAGTTGCTGCTGACCATGATACTCGTGCCGTGGATCGGGAAACTGTTTGGCCGCAAGTTTGCATATTGGAGTGCGTTACCTCGGCAATTTCCCCATTTTCCGTCTTCCGTCTTTTCCTTGTAATGCTTGGGTCGCTGACATGTTTCTTTAGGCTGGGGCAAATATATGAACTGGGTGCACAACGCAGACGTCAAAGTTACGAGCAGTAAATCCTTCAATGCTGCTGGTGCAGTGGCAGCGACGTTATAGCCATCTGTCGGCTGGGAGACCATTCAACGACTTTGGGTTAGCTGTTTGTCTGGGCAGACTGGGAGCATATAAACAGGTTCTGGCTTAAGCCCTCGGCATTAGAGAGTTGCCACAACAATGATTGGTCTAGTTTTTCGCAGAGGTCTTACGTGTGTATACCGAATACTTCCGGAAGACATGATAtttgtacggagtaatacCAAACGTAGCGCATCATCTTTCACACACTATCATAAGAACGAGCAATGACAAACAAGATATACAAGTAGGACTCTCTTATTCACCACTCAATTACTACATTAGCTATGGTTTCCATACTACTGACCCCATTCCTGCCAACCTTTGCCAATACGAATCCAATACCAAATATCGATTTCATAAATGTACGTATTAATTTCACGCAAGTTCATATCCCATTAGCCAACCCCCGCTGACCGATACGCACAAAATCTTCCTTCCCCGACCCGCTGCTGTTGTAAAGACCATTTTTGAAGTGAAGAATCCAGCTCACTCGTTTGCTAGATGGCATCCACCGGGGACACGACACCAACTATTATAAGACAGCAGTGCTGTTTTCATATCGGCTGAGCGAATGAAAGAACGTGCGTGTAGGAACGCTCATCAAATAAGAGTACGGCTCCCAGCAAGACCATTTAAACCTGAGACATGGTAGGTGCGGGAGCAGCGGAGCGACTGGAGCGACTGGAGCGAGAGAATCGTGATGAACCACCGCCGAAGCCCCCAGTCCGACCGTCGATGAtgccgaagatgaagatggcagTGAAGCACACCCACAGGAACCACATGAAAGCAGTGCTGGCCTGAATCTCGCGGCACCTCTTCTCATTATGAGGGTAATCGCCAAAGCCGATCCAGTCGGCGGGCAGGTGCTGGTTGGGAATGTTGCCACAGTTGGGAGCACGCAGCTCAGAGGACAACACTATGGCGCAGATGAAGGTGAGCAGAGTGGCAATGCCGtccaagaagaggatgaggaagggCGCGGCGATGCTTTCGATGAAGGTTGCAAACATGCCATAGAGTAAGGCAACCCAAGACCAAGCGGCGACGAACATGGTGAAGTTGATGGACAGCATGTGGCCATTTTGGTTGGAGGCGATGACATTGCCGATGAGGGCCGTGATGATCAAGGTCCAGATCAGCGCAATGCTGCGCACGACGGTACTGATGAGTTTCGacatggcggcgatgaggtTTGTATGGTGTGCTGGTTTGACACAAGAAAGATTGATTGATCTGCGATCTCGAAAAAattggctggagatggcaggGTTTTATTCCTCCTAATCAGACAGGGGAGGGCGTGTCTATTATTCCCTTGAGCTGTTCTTTTGCTCGGTGGATTCTTTTGCCCGTGACAGCTGAAGTTGGTGCAGCTCGGCACGATCGGGCGAATGACACAATTGGCGGAAAGCTAGAAAGCTAGAAAGCCGTGGCGAGCTGGAGCTATGAAGCTGCGTTGAACACAAAATGTGGAAAATTGTAAAATggggacgatgatgatgatgatgctgaagcagagatatgaagaagacgagaatcAGAGCTGCACAGAATAGGCTTCGATTCTCTTCGATTCTCAGCACACAGGCAAGAGGTTCGAGTTGATGTAAGTGTCGACCGAGCAACCTCGGAAAAGGAAGCTTTTAAGCCGGCCAGATATGCAGGGCTCGTTTGACGTAGAGGACTGGGAGCTTCCGCCTCAtttgctgaagatgaagagggcccctattttttttccccctacCCTCCTCTTGTgaaaaaaatgaaacaaTCAAGACAGCTTCTCCGCATGGATCGGACGGCAAGAGTACACGCTGCTTCAATGGACATGCCATAGCGAAGGCGTGTAACTGGTCTCGGAGCCGTCGGCACTTGCTAGGGCCTGCATGACGTTTGCGTCAAAAAGACGCTCTCCCGCTGGAAGCTTGTTTCGCCCCGTGAATAGCTGCGACTCCATTGAGCTGCCATGCTGTTTGGAGTCTTAAGCTTTGCGCGCGCTTCTTTGGCGACAATCTCCCTGACGTCACATAGATCTCAGAGTGAACCGGCTAGCATTacatttatataaaaggaaaagccACAATTCTTaaatctttttcttccttctacGCGGGAACTGTTATCCGAGACATTCTGTGCGAGAGACCGTCAGCTGCCTCTGGCCTAAACACTGTCTCTGATCATCCATCCATTGTcggatgttgctgctgctggggagcTTTGATTGGCTGGAGCGGCTCTGCGATTCCCTGTCTAGGAATAGCGCGCTGCTCTTGTGTTGGCTGGTGGACCGATCCatgtcgtcatcgccatcattggATGGGAAGCTTCCCAAGCTCAAACCAGGCCAATCCCCAAGGCCATGGAGGATTAGATGTTCCAGTCTCGCGCTCGCTTTCTTATCCGTATTCTTATTTGAAGAGGAAAGGTAGGGGCTTTTTGTTGATTGAGTGCAGCATGCAATTACCATAGATTATCGTACTCTTACTATACAGTGTTTCGTGGAAAATGGGTGTCTTATACATAAAAGCCGTCTGGCGAGCTAGATCATCAGAGATACACGTAAAAAATTGCCTCGGGAGAACGAAGAAGGGGTAACTAACTTTGAGAATTACATTCAGTAAATTTCCCCATGACCCAATTAAATGCAAGAGTCCACTTGTCTCTTACGATTGCCTAATCTCTATTCTCCTCCGACACCTCCGGCTGGCAGTATCCTCATCGGCCTCGTTTACTCATCTGGCTCACGCTCCGAGCTCCGGAACAAGAGTGGGGCATCTTCGGCGCTGGAAAATATCACGAAATCAGCGCCGAATAGCTTCTTCCAGGCAATTAGTAGTTAGAAGAGTTGATCTACAGGGAAGAGCCTCTCCTACGACAGAAAAGGCTGTGttgctttatataactatCTCTTATATACATCTATAGCACTATATACACCGTTGTGGTTCTTCTCACTCATTGCTTTTTACGTGTTCTTTTCACTCTCACTGCCCGGTTTCATTGATTTCATCTACCACGAATTTATACAGCATCTTCAAAGGGTTTTATTAGCATCTTCGTACATACATGCTCTAGAAGTTAACAAAAATATCGGTGAGATGTAATGATTTCCAAACGAAAATGTGGTAGTAAGAAGATCAAACTAACTAGAACTAATCTCAACTACGGACAAAGATTgcgtgttttttttcttaccccTCAATCTCTCTCTACATGCATTCTTTATGCGGTTTTAGCTCTACCTGCCTACCCGTCTTACTCACTATCCTGCTACTTGATTACAGCTAGATCTAGGTGACGAATCTTACAAGATCTCCATCATGGTAGATTCACTTATTTACTTGATCTATCACCTATTTGGATAGCTTCGTCGGAGGATTTATGACTAGTCTGGCGCTTGGTCTAGCGGTAGATAGAATAGATCACGGCTGCTACGTTATAAGCGAGGAGGTAGTAAAAGGACTAAGCTACGGGAAGAATCTCCACCATAGCAAATATAATCATTTCCCTCTCATCTCTCCCTTTCCTCTCTGTAAGTACTTGTCTCAGCTTatatatgtaggtatatacgcacacacatatacatatatactgCCTTTGGCTTCAACCATCCATCTCCTTGCTTATCATCTTGATCTTTTACTGCCACTAGATCCCAATTACGATTTCACCAGATTTGTCACTGCTTATTTGACCCATCAGCTATTCAAATAGCCTATTTGGGTAGCCTACTCGGAGCTCTTTGGGGCGACTCAGCATTCGTATAACAAAAACTCTACGAGAGTCATGAATCATGCTATGATTCATCTCCAAGCCTAATCAAGCAAAAACCACATTCGAGTCcccagtttttttttttttttttttttcgtcagTTGGTTAGGGAAAACAAATTGCAAAGAATGCTCCCAGTAAACTCTGCTTGTTAAAGAAAGGGTTCGGCATAACCTAGAGTGTTTAGACTCCCACCGTCATGCCTACGGCACGCAAAAAAACGGTCGTTAAAAAAAGACTGTTCTCCACCAACTATTAAGCGCGAAAGCCGCAGCtagagcaaaagcaaaaataaaaataataataataaatacgcGCCTGTGTTTGGgggtgtgtatgtatgtgtggCTGGTGATTGCTTTTTGAAACTTTGATTCCATAATTCGTTCAATAGGAAATAGTAGCAAAGAGAGCCAATGGAATCAATTCGTCTTCTCTGGGTTTGGCACGGAAAATGCTGCCTGCTTCCACGTGGCGGCTTCCAACAGCAATCCCCGTCAGCCACGATCAAGTTCAGCTCCCTGGATTTGATCAAATATCATTTGTGATAAGGGCGTAGATGATGCATCTCGCGTGCGCTACACACCATCTCTTGGCTTTGTGGAAAAAACTTTGTTCTAACCCGGTTTTATGTGTGTATATTCTATAGAGTTCTAAAATGGTACACTCTTCCGAAGTACgcgaagggaaaaaaaaaaaatgacaacTCATCTCTTCATCCCGCCTCAAGTAGATTGCCGACGATCTGGTTCTACCCTCCACAAAGATCATGTGGCCGAGGTCTACCACACCTCCGGGACAGACTAGAGACCGACACGTTGGATCAGAGATCTCGAGAAAGTCACAAGACTATAAGGAGAGCTAATGCCTGCTTGAGATTTCAGACTACCACACTTTGTCTATCTTTCCTTATCCTTTCTGACATACGGCTTAAAGTTTTACCTTGTTTCGGCTTTTTTTGTAAGTGAATTGTTTCTCGCATTAGTCCTTGGCTATAAAACAACTTAACTCTCTCATTATTGAGCCTATTTATGCATTT is drawn from Trichoderma asperellum chromosome 4, complete sequence and contains these coding sequences:
- a CDS encoding uncharacterized protein (BUSCO:EOG092D3NUF) produces the protein MENEVPDQTERKASRKSVAFTDEQLVVETDGSITIMSAAEEPKETAQSHTPRTPPLSAALGAFNTDPSQAAADEVPPPEDGGLDLSLLKKKKKKKKVEGADGDAEDEAAPAEDGGLDLTIKKKKKKAKKVEGTEEDEFTAKLKQLEVKDAEEAEEAAQEEGDMETGTGVWSHQESKTIPYTLLLSRFFTVLSQKNPDHSLSGTKSYKIPPPQCMREGNRKTVFANIADICKRMKRTEEHVTAYLFAELGTNGSVDGSRRLVIKGRFQQKQIENVVRKYIIEYVTCKTCRSPDTELNKGENRLYFITCNNCASRRSVTAIKTGFSAQIGKRKKMQG
- a CDS encoding uncharacterized protein (TransMembrane:1 (o54-71i)~EggNog:ENOG41), producing the protein MAAPDESLIDLHASSLSDTKDDVDSLPSDSSSSDIFSEADSEAQEEWDRSLEQVQLLLTMILVPWIGKLFGRKFAYWSWGKYMNWVHNADVKVTSSKSFNAAGAVAATL
- a CDS encoding uncharacterized protein (EggNog:ENOG41~TransMembrane:4 (o12-29i41-62o68-89i131-149o)); the protein is MSKLISTVVRSIALIWTLIITALIGNVIASNQNGHMLSINFTMFVAAWSWVALLYGMFATFIESIAAPFLILFLDGIATLLTFICAIVLSSELRAPNCGNIPNQHLPADWIGFGDYPHNEKRCREIQASTAFMWFLWVCFTAIFIFGIIDGRTGGFGGGSSRFSRSSRSSRSAAPAPTMSQV